One window of Quercus robur chromosome 5, dhQueRobu3.1, whole genome shotgun sequence genomic DNA carries:
- the LOC126727513 gene encoding uncharacterized protein LOC126727513 → MASFGAQKACTSLSSSSSSMSQWKYEVFLSFYGEDTRKNFTDHLYATLIRKGINVYRDNENLKQGKPIASGLMKAIEESQYAIIILSKNYALSKWCLNELVKILECMKEKGLKVRPIFYHVNPSDVGNQRESFEKAFLKHEEDRKVGKEQIKEWRSALKEVSKIRGRHLVDSPESEDIEEITKSIFDELNCELSDDSEHLVGIDSHVKEMMNLFSTMSDDVYFIGIWGMPGIGKTTLALAIYNRIRHQFEASSFIYDIREKDEKMGREHLQKQLLYEALRVKEDIWDPRIGINVIKKRLLNKKVLIVLDDVDKDEQLEALAGEPNWFGRGSMIIITSKDKHLLKRHHLGTTIHKVRGLDNDEALELFSWYVFKQTYPKKDFEDLSNGFVKYAKGLPIALKVLGSSLIDRPREVWEDHLHQLEEILEGETLEGEIPEEKILDKLEISYRGLTKAEKDLFLDIACFFKGEDKNRVAHIEGSGCKKNVETLKDKSLIAILGGKLHMHDLIQQMGWRIVSRESPQECGRRSRLWLCKNVFHVLKKNTGTEFVKGIVLDFRGKEVRRKENLNDKAFSNMESLRLLKISNVHLPKGLDFLSNELRMMEWHDYPLKSMPVDFQPDNLVELIMPRSHIEQLPEGLTNLAKLRLLDLSDSKVLVKTPNFIGCPNLERLIFQGCTSLYELHPSIGALNKLTLLNLKDCRSLTSLPCEINFKSLEIFILSGCSSLKKFSEIGTNMTSLSELYLDGTAVEELPSSLNRLTGLTVLSLQGCKNISSFPIVNLPSLKTLNLSDRIVPKSGLLHGYSLAHTVNDFFKGCFPIREVSNLLLPWLRFNVSLNLSDRNLWDGGLPDDLSCLSSLQTLDLSKNNFTRLPDSISQLSKLKSLKLNDCSRLQSLPDLPLSIEIVDARRCPLLEKYSNQYVTWTSGETGCTMVVYDDHSEHRMPSLPSYERVVEDAILRNSIFWVLLCSTETPEWFIHQSPGSSLAIPLPSNLCGDRNWIGIALFTSVVIHENLNIVSSGQDDEVSVDFICRSDIIECPCTNFPVVFNISKYLPIPVQHTSSYGVKVLIPAWKLRDHLEDCNCIRAFIRSECAYIKIEKCGARVLYKQDLGKFLEASGEMKQGSKCDLDKVESSRLCQDLIHQNENYIEFSSSTEIPEWFSHQNLGSSITLPLPLDLHDNNSWIGIALFIVFIVHKKLNRKDYKFFVKFTCISDMVKGLVDRHLLSVVDIVGFEHERYRLNVSCSIKLLIHAGQLRDYLKERSWIRTLIMSESPYVQIKMCGARLVYMQDLEKFVQAKDKIKRRSKCQMDKVESNQSNDRLKAKLMSLLLRVYQGDLARNHKYDYVFPHTKVPDWFSHRSFCSDIRVKLPNNLHHEGGWMGIAVCAYYTVHKQSAISGDNKDLASFLNFYNPLVSHRVCLTYHRVFQESKDIYVESPHRLLVFYIPHVFLRLEECRHIGASFEHNKADVWVKGCGLRFVYEQDVEKFVQTLAQCMLESPDAYHECFYQNLLHQVEEREASKDFGFSSSLQRMPQPMPILQRSIENIAEGCTSSETILSCFTGFLTIARKEQYASIMSSESLIKARLEKNFDEGEIFNCCFAEREIPLWFCYEYKKSMEFPLSPEFVNDPDWMGFALCGLFLFRMHPTAVRQSLNSNENEMLPFCCVLQTSSCYWGLVCDGLLTTDNELVTLNQRAFIWVMFIPRTTHGHLWSQNAWAEFQLKTKTPDLYAQSFGMKVVYRHNMEKLTQILVQCSAPFDSFLDSFSPQRFCRVWDNNPELFFGRKNCYEYLHPQRLFISQEETNVTAQYSYEEDSYPHNRFRYFHPSTLYNSCFPTRRTPRWFDHHCRFGHSVTIEIPSNLYEDNNWLGLALYASILIPRGQVSANSSHFLYCQFQTSKASLDNQILVCRTTDEEDNWLHQLFGLIWISYIPGDALNDMLYQCGHIKASFVSDRPSVMVQKCGLRLLYQHDLSQFEQQLKHCNAYISAHRDAKCELSRAGGRQMKIRRHIPNEVVSPLNKYDQQGGHSEYSFCFPPVEILHYFYYQSNGPSVKIDISNYFFNDNKWIGLILCAYFSSDRHQAAIIENPNSSISHHLICVLETDLADPEPEIHVHRTFKTEFTWLDIEGGFLWLCYIPCCPLLDEFSCIKASIISDWPGIIVQKCGLSFYHMGDNWFEKIVDHCFGEKQHWHQGLNDQLTARHKVKISRAKNQLSQSHLPGFDGSCDYNSCCPPIEIPHWFLIQSDESHVTFRLTRVLHNRSTWLGVALCAVFLVTEDVASLNDIMDSISSYKLICHLEASNGPNDLSVKPRHIYWPTKEDFMMSLLGGFTWLTYIPRGSFPDWLYDCDYIEVSFETNCSYLKVLNCGLRLLYQDSVEEFKNCVKKNCMESESDFLGIHDQKKTENINKKMWSWIQNELYKNDPLGFDRCILCNPRLPPSEILDWFSRLSDEPWVTIDLPPNLYSDSSWMGLVLCAYFAIDVNSIVHFDILDSDTSPTLICHLETNVGHVRSPHGYSLTEENLVMLQQGGCILLSYRGRNCLNQANCVKASFTTDCPGLKVEICGLRLLNHYELEEFEQTILSHSMNSSSSDDWDLIHQLPTEDGNRDTQKHDYGEGTSSSRKESNFGSLRRPIDPKDKGKRVLEE, encoded by the exons tcCGGAATCAGAAGATATTGAGGAAATCACAAAAAGCATATTTGATGAATTGAATTGTGAATTATCAGATGATTCTGAGCACCTTGTTGGAATAGACTCACATGTGAAGGAAATGATGAACTTATTTAGTACAATGTCAGATGATGTGTACTTCATAGGGATTTGGGGGATGCCTGGGATTGGTAAAACCACTCTAGCACTTGCCATTTACAACAGAATTCGTCATCAATTTGAAGCTAGCAGCTTTATTTATGACATtagagaaaaagatgaaaaaatggGTCGAGAACATTTACAAAAACAGCTTCTTTATGAGGCACTGAGGGTAAAGGAAGACATTTGGGACCCTCGTATAGGGATCAATGTCATAAAGAAGAGACTACTAAATAAGAAGGTTCTTATTGTTCTTGACGATGTTGACAAAGATGAACAGCTAGAGGCATTAGCAGGGGAGCCTAACTGGTTTGGTCGAGGGAGTATGATCATTATCACAAGTAAAGATAAGCACTTGCTAAAGAGGCATCACCTGGGTACTACTATACATAAGGTACGTGGATTAGATAATGATGAAGCTTTGGAGCTCTTCAGTTGGTATGTGTTTAAACAAACCTATCCTAAAAAAGATTTTGAGGATTTGTCCAATGGTTTTGTGAAGTACGCTAAAGGGCTTCCTATAGCTCTTAAAGTTTTGGGTTCCTCCTTGATTGATAGACCAAGAGAGGTATGGGAAGATCACCTGCATCAATTAGAAGAAATCCTTGAAGGAGAAACTCTTGAAGGGGAAATTCCTGAAGAAAAAATTCTTGATAAACTTGAAATAAGTTATAGGGGATTGACTAAAGCAGAGAAAGATCTATTTTTGGATATAGCGTGTTTCTTCAAAGGGGAGGATAAAAATCGAGTAGCGCATATAGAAGGTTCTGGTTGCAAGAAGAATGTAGAAACTCTCAAGGACAAATCTCTCATTGCCATTTTAGGGGGAAAATTACATATGCATGATTTAATACAACAGATGGGTTGGAGAATTGTTAGTCGTGAATCACCTCAAGAGTGTGGAAGACGCAGTAGGTTGTGGCTTTGTAAGAATGTGTTTCATGTGCTAAAGAAAAATACT GGAACAGAATTTGTTAAAGGCATAGTTCTTGATTTCCGGGGAAAAGAAGTTCGACGTAAAGAAAACTTGAATGACAAAGCCTTCTCAAATATGGAAAGTCTAAGGTTGCTTAAAATTTCTAATGTGCACCTTCCAAAAGGGCTTGATTTTCTTTCTAATGAGTTAAGAATGATGGAATGGCATGATTATCCTTTGAAATCAATGCCAGTCGATTTTCAACCAGACAATCTTGTTGAACTCATCATGCCACGCAGCCACATTGAGCAATTACCAGAGGGACTTACC AACTTGGCCAAGTTAAGACTCCTGGATCTTAGCGACTCTAAAGTCTTAGTCAAGACTCCTAACTTCATCGGATGCCCAAATCTGGAGAGGCTGATTTTTCAGGGATGTACAAGTTTGTATGAGCTTCACCCATCTATCGGAGCTCTCAATAAGCTTACTTTGTTGAATCTGAAAGATTGCAGAAGTCTTACTAGCCTCCCTTGTGAAATAAACTTCAAAtctcttgaaatttttattctatCTGGCTGTTCAAGTCTCAAGAAGTTTTCAGAGATTGGAACAAATATGACAAGCTTGTCAGAGCTGTATTTAGATGGGACTGCTGTGGAAGAATTGCCATCATCACTCAATCGTTTGACTGGCTTGACGGTCTTGAGTCTTCAAGGTTGCAAAAACATTTCAAGTTTCCCAATTGTCAATTTGCCGTCTCTGAAAACTCTCAATCTATCTGACCGGATTGTCCCTAAATCCGGGCTTTTGCACGGATACTCCCTCGCCCATACTGTAAATGATTTTTTCAAAGGTTGCTTCCCTATCCGAGAGGTCAGCAACCTGTTGTTGCCTTGGTTAAGATTTAATGTCTCTCTCAATCTATCTGACCGCAATTTATGGGACGGTGGACTCCCCGATGATCTTAGTTGCTTATCCTCGTTGCAGACATTAGATTTGAGCAAAAACAACTTTACACGCCTGCCTGATAGTATTTCTCAGCTTTCTAAGCTTAAATCTCTTAAATTGAATGATTGTAGCAGGCTTCAATCATTACCAGACCTTCCATTAAGTATAGAAATTGTAGATGCACGAAGATGTCCTTTGTTGGAAAAGTATTCAAATCAGTATGTCACATGGACTTCGGGTGAGACAGGGTGCACTATGGTTGTTTATGATGACCACAGTGAACACCGCATGCCGAGCTTACCATCCTATGAAAGAGTTGTGGAg GATGCAATTCTTCGAAATAGTATCTTCTGGGTGTTGTTATGTTCAACTGAAACTCCAGAGTGGTTCATCCATCAGAGCCCTGGGTCATCTTTAGCAATTCCGCTACCTTCTAATCTGTGTGGTGATAGAAATTGGATAGGGATCGCTTTGTTTACTAGTGTTGTAATCCATGAAAATTTGAACATTGTTTCTTCTGGTCaggatgatgaagtttctgttGACTTTATTTGTAGATCAGACATAATTGAATGTCCATGTACAAATTTTCCCGTAGTCTTTAACATCTCCAAATACCTACCTATACCCGTACAACATACGAGTTCATATGGGGTGAAGGTACTTATTCCAGCCTGGAAACTTAGAGACCATTTAGAGGATTGCAATTGCATTAGGGCTTTTATTAGGAGCGAGTGCGCTTATATCAAGATCGAAAAGTGTGGTGCGCGTGTACTATACAAGCAAGATTTGGGAAAGTTTCTAGAAGCTAGTGGCGAGATGAAGCAAGGATCCAAATGCGACCTTGATAAGGTGGAATCTTCTAGACTGTGTCAG GACCTAATTCATCAAAATGAAAACTATATAGAGTTTTCAAGTTCAACTGAAATTCCAGAGTGGTTCAGCCATCAGAACCTTGGGTCATCTATAACATTGCCACTACCTCTGGATCTGCATGATAATAATAGTTGGATAGGGATTGCTctgtttattgtttttatagtccataaaaaattgaacagaaaagattataaattttttgtcaaatttactTGTATATCAGACATGGTTAAAGGTCTTGTAGATAGACATCTCTTGAGCGTCGTTGACATAGTTGGATTCGAACATGAACGCTATCGCCTCAATGTTTCATGTAGTATTAAATTACTTATTCATGCTGGGCAACTTAGAGACTATCTAAAGGAACGCAGTTGGATTAGAACTTTGATTATGAGTGAGAGCCCTTATGTCCAGATCAAGATGTGTGGTGCCCGTCTAGTTTACATGCAAGATCTGGAAAAGTTTGTACAAGCTAAAGACAAGATCAAGCGAAGATCCAAATGCCAGATGGATAAGGTGGAATCTAATCAGTCCAATGACCGGCTTAAAGCAAAGCTAATGTCATTGCTTTTAAGAGTGTATCAG GGTGACTTGGCTCGAAACCATAAATATGATTATGTCTTTCCTCATACGAAAGTTCCAGACTGGTTCAGTCATCGAAGTTTTTGTTCGGACATAAGAGTTAAATTGCCCAACAATTTGCATCATGAAGGGGGATGGATGGGAATCGCTGTGTGTGCTTATTATACTGTCCACAAGCAATCAGCAATATCTGGTGACAATAAGGATTTAGCAAGTTTTCTCAACTTTTATAATCCTTTAGTTAGTCATCGAGTTTGCCTCACTTATCACAGGGTCTTTCAGGAATCTAAAGACATTTATGTCGAGTCACCCCATCGACTTTTGGTATTTTATATCCCACACGTGTTTCTTCGGCTGGAAGAGTGTCGACATATCGGTGCTTCATTTGAACACAATAAAGCAGATGTGTGGGTTAAAGGGTGTGGACTCCGCTTTGTATACGAGCAAGATGTTGAAAAGTTTGTGCAAACATTAGCCCAGTGCATGTTAGAAAGTCCAGATGCCTATCATGAgtgtttttatcaaaatttgttACATCAAGTTGAGGAAAGGGAAGCAAGCAAAGATTTTGGTTTCTCTTCCTCACTGCAAAg GATGCCTCAACCCATGCCCATCCTTCAACGAAGTATTGAAAATATAGCAGAGGGTTGTACCTCTTCGGAAACAATTCTGAGCTGTTTTACTGGTTTTCTCACAATAGCTAGGAAAGAGCAATATGCAAGTATTATGTCAAGTGAATCTTTGATCAAAGCACGTTTagag AAAAACTTTGATGAGGGTGAAATCTTCAATTGCTGTTTTGCTGAGCGTGAAATCCCACTGTGGTTTTGTTACGAATATAAGAAGTCAATGGAATTCCCGCTATCTCCAGAATTTGTTAATGATCCTGATTGGATGGGATTTGCACTATGTGGTCTTTTCTTATTTAGAATGCATCCAACTGCTGTTCGTCAGAGTCTGaattcaaatgaaaatgaaatgctcCCATTCTGTTGTGTTTTGCAGACCAGCTCTTGTTATTGGGGTTTAGTATGCGATGGATTATTGACTACAGACAACGAATTAGTTACGTTAAATCAACGTGCATTCATTTGGGTAATGTTCATCCCACGTACAACGCATGGACATTTATGGAGTCAAAACGCTTGGGCTGAATTCCAGCTTAAAACCAAAACGCCAGATTTGTACGCACAGAGTTTTGGGATGAAAGTTGTATATAGGCATAACATGGAAAAGTTAACACAAATACTGGTGCAATGCTCTGCCCCATTTGATAGCTTCCTTGACTCCTTCAGTCCCCAGAGGTTCTGCCGTGTATGGGATAATAATCCTGAGCTCTTCTTTGGAAGAAAGAACTGTTATGAGTACCTGCACCCCCAAAGGTTATTCATTTCTCAGGAGGAGACTAATGTAACTGCTCAATATTCTTACGAGGAGGACTCATACCCTCACAATCGTTTCCGG TACTTTCATCCATCCACTTTATATAATTCTTGTTTCCCAACAAGAAGAACTCCAAGGTGGTTTGATCATCATTGTCGTTTTGGGCACTCGGTGACAATTGAGATACCCTCAAATTTGTACGAAGACAACAATTGGTTGGGGCTTGCCCTATATGCTTCTATTTTAATCCCCAGGGGTCAAGTTTCAGCAAATTCATCCCACTTTCTATATTGTCAATTCCAAACGAGTAAAGCTAGTCTAGACAATCAAATCCTTGTTTGCCGCACCACTGATGAAGAGGACAACTGGTTACATCAATTATTTGGACTCATTTGGATATCCTACATACCTGGTGATGCCTTGAACGATATGCTGTATCAATGTGGCCACATTAAGGCTTCGTTTGTTAGTGATCGGCCAAGCGTGATGGTGCAAAAATGTGGGCTTCGTCTCTTGTACCAGCATGATCTGTCACAGTTTGAGCAACAACTAAAACATTGCAATGCTTACATTTCTGCACATCGGGATGCCAAATGTGAACTTAGCCGTGCTGGCGGGAGACAAATGAAAATACGTCGGCATATTCCTAACGAAGTTGTATCTCCGCTCAATAAATATGACCAGCAG gGTGGGCACTCTGAATATTCATTTTGTTTCCCCCCAGTGGAAATTTTACATTATTTCTACTACCAGAGTAATGGGCCCTCAGTGAAAATTGATATAtccaattattttttcaatgacAACAAGTGGATCGGACTTATTTTATGTGCTTATTTTTCAAGCGATAGGCATCAAGCTGCAATTATTGAAAATCCCAATTCATCGATTTCTCACCACCTTATTTGTGTTTTGGAAACGGACCTAGCTGATCCAGAGCCAGAAATCCATGTCCATCGCACCTTTAAAACAGAATTTACGTGGCTAGATATTGAGGGTGGATTTCTTTGGCTGTGCTATATTCCATGTTGTCCACTTCTAGATGAGTTCAGTTGTATCAAGGCTTCAATTATAAGTGACTGGCCAGGTATCATTGTGCAAAAATGTGGGCTTAGTTTCTACCATATGGGTGATAATTGGTTTGAGAAAATAGTAGATCATTGCTTTGGAGAAAAGCAACATTGGCATCAAGGTTTGAACGATCAATTAACAGCTCGtcataaagtgaaaattagTAGAGCTAAGAATCAACTCTCCCAAAGCCACTTGCCg GGCTTTGATGGATCCTGTGACTATAATTCTTGTTGCCCTCCAATTGAAATTCCGCATTGGTTCCTCATTCAAAGTGACGAGTCCCACGTGACATTCAGACTAACTCGAGTATTACATAATAGAAGTACTTGGCTGGGAGTTGCTCTATGTGCAGTTTTTTTAGTTACAGAGGATGTGGCTAGTCTCAATGACATAATGGATTCAATATCTTCTTACAAACTTATTTGTCACTTGGAAGCAAGTAATGGGCCTAATGATCTGAGTGTGAAACCTCGCCATATCTATTGGCCAACTAAAGAAGATTTCATGATGTCACTATTGGGTGGATTCACTTGGCTGACCTATATACCACGTGGGTCGTTTCCTGATTGGCTATATGATTGTGACTACATTGAGGTTTCATTTGAGACAAATTGCTCTTACTTGAAGGTGCTGAATTGTGGCCTTCGTCTGTTGTACCAGGATTCGGTGGAAGAGTTCAAGAACTGCGTGAAGAAGAACTGCATGGAGTCCGAGTCTGATTTTTTGGGCATCCATGATCAAAAGAAGACtgagaatataaataaaaaaatgtggtcTTGGATTCAGAATGAACTCTACAAAAATGACCCATTG GGCTTTGATCGATGCATTTTATGTAATCCCCGTTTGCCTCCAAGTGAAATTTTGGACTGGTTCAGTAGACTGAGCGATGAGCCCTGGGTGACAATCGATCTACCTCCAAATTTGTACAGTGATAGTTCTTGGATGGGTTTGGTTCTATGCGCTTATTTTGCTATAGATGTGAATTCAATTGTCCACTTTGACATTCTGGATTCAGATACTAGTCCTACCCTTATTTGTCATTTGGAAACCAATGTTGGTCATGTGAGATCTCCTCATGGTTATAGCCTGACTGAAGAAAATCTCGTGATGCTACAGCAAGGTGGATGCATTTTGCTATCCTATAGAGGGCGAAATTGTTTGAATCAAGCCAACTGCGTTAAGGCTTCATTTACAACTGACTGCCCAGGTTTGAAGGTGGAGATATGTGGCCTTCGTCTCTTGAACCATTATGAGTTGGAAGAGTTTGAGCAGACAATATTAAGCCATAGCATGAACTCCAGCTCGTCTGATGATTGGGATCTCATCCATCAATTGCCCACTGAAGATGGAAATAGGGATACGCAAAAGCATGATTATGGTGAAGGAACCTCCAGCTCTAGGAAGGAGTCTAATTTTGGAAGCCTGAGGAGACCCATTGATCCAAAAGACAAGGGCAAGCGAGTTCTGGAAGAATAA
- the LOC126727517 gene encoding uncharacterized protein LOC126727517 codes for MSSASSNQSVVRDGTEYEDVYPSGHKDQESPGESRSPSASSSSSTNEDVEIVEVEGSDDDGDQQLESVVGADGLRQFIMLPEWTVHRFTSVIRERHFSTFRTNFQIPDYVSIRLPYVSEKCYYEGVDGVGVYEQALKAGLRFPLSTLHRELLQYLGLSVTQISPNAWRVFIAMEILYGAMSNGERKLTVREFLHCYRPDEISGSRGMYSFASRSPLLKVIFETPDSNRDWKSRYFFLEGDRWMNHPGETEFMPVDTTWAVINQTRRRRPQVSLEEFSFLEKVCKKTTPEERTWAKLVNPRTIHWYCDGPEPTQEAIRYDERVHKQMDDAKRRALIKSQAVKKRESGEEVPKASASIPKRKLTTKSDRPFKQPKVSLEPVVGLMAEGNKAVTPAKQGKGKGLMAVPDGKQERPPSLLRDDSKYALEKLSSIITAEDYEDLGNHSTEAMGETGLFAVAQVGYVCQISFCFSFFLLLTLCDGLFSTCSPWS; via the exons atgtctagtgcgtcaagtaaccagtcggtggttcgtgatgggacggaatacgaggatgtatacccgtccggtcataaagaccaagagagccccggcgaaagtaggagtccgtctgcctcctcttcatcctcaacaaatgaggatgtggagatagtcGAAGTAGAGGGTTCCGATGATGACGGGGATCAACAACTGGAGTCCGTTGTAGgcgctgatggactaaggcagttcatcatgttgccagagtggactgttcataggtttacatccgtcatcagggagagacatttcagcaccttcaggaccaacttccaaatcccagaCTATGTCTCCATCCGTCTACCGTatgtgtcggagaagtgttattACGAAGGGGTAGACGGTGTAGGAGTGTACGAACAGGCattgaaggctggacttcgattcccgctttctacccttcatagggaactcttgcagtatctggggttgtccgtcacccagatatcccctaacgcctggagggtcttcatagccatggagattctctacggtgcaatgtcaaacggggaaaggaaattgacggtccgtgaatttcttcactgttaccgtccagacgagatttctggatcgagggggatgtacagttttgccagtcggagccccttgttgaaggtgatctttgagaccccagactcaaatagagactggaagagtcggtacttcttcctggagggtgatagatggatgaaccatccaggggagacggagttcatgcccgtcgacacaacttgggcagttataaatcagacac gtagacggcgcccacaagtcagCCTCGAGGAGTTTAGCTTCCTTGAAAAGGTTTGCAAGAAGactacgccggaggaaaggacttgggcgaagttggtgaacccgaggaccatacattggtactgcgacggtcctgagcccacccaagaagCGATAAGATACGACGAGCGAGTTCACAAAC agatggatgACGCAAAGAGGAGGGCTTTGATCAAGtcccaagccgtcaagaagagggaatccggcgaggaGGTTCCTAAGGCATCAGCTTCAATCCCTAAAAGGAAACTGACGACAAAATCCGACCGTCCctttaagcaaccaaaggtctctcttgaacctgtggttggcttaatggctgagggtaacAAGGCCGTCACCCCAGCGAAGCAGGGGAAGGGCAAAGGATTGATGGCGGTCCCAGacggtaagcaagagagacccCCTTCCCTTCTTCGTGATgactccaagtatgcattggagaaactgtcgtccatcatcacggcagaagactatgaagacctgggaaaccattcgacggaggccatgggggagacgggcctcttcgccgtcgctcaggttggttatgtttgtcaaataagtttttgtttttcattcttcCTGTTACttacattatgtgacggtctcttttctacttgcagtccttggtcatga